Proteins co-encoded in one Aspergillus flavus chromosome 2, complete sequence genomic window:
- a CDS encoding amino acid transporter (general amino acid permease AGP2) has protein sequence MGLNEEKTTKLEPSTSGEGGSIHVGESMGTLHRRLGNRQIQLIAAGGSIGTALFISIGGGLAKGGPGSLFIAYTLYSCILGLVNNSIAEMNTYMPVSGGFIRLAGYWVDDALGFLAGWNFFFYEAFLIPFEITALSMVMSFWNETVTEPGPTAGICAAVIVCYATLNILAVKFYGEAEFWLSGGKLILIFILFAFTFVTMVGGNPQHDAYGFRYWNHPGPFAEFHTTGDLGRFEGFLAALWSASFCVVGPEYISMVSAEAQRPSIYIKSAFKTVYYRFCIFFVVGSLAVGIVVAYNDPALVNIYFGDGDSSTAAASPYVIAMENLGVSVLPHIVNALIFTSIFSAGNTYTYCATRSLYSLAVEGRAPRILRYCNKSGVPVYCFCVVMLFPFLSFLQVGSGSAQAITWFVNLVTGGGLINYFIMSVTFINYYWACKAQGVDRKKMPYYGWFQPYGAYLAVTVHTLVIIFYGYSSFTPWSVSNFFSNYTMQLVAPCLFIFWKVVKRTRYVRPHEVDLVWERPGIDAYENSITTPPVGFWTEMIGLVGIGRKKNSQDPERDN, from the exons ATGGGGCTGAACGAGGAGAAAACCACAAAGCTTGAACCTTCCACCTCGGGTGAGGGCGGTAGTATTCATGTCGGGGAGAGCATGGGGACCCTGCATCGCCGGCTTGGTAACCGTCAAATCCAGCTCATCGCCGCTGGTGGCTCGATCGGCACGGCCCTGTTCATTAGCATTGGCGGTGGTCTCGCTAAGGGTGGCCCTGGCAGCCTGTTCATTGCCTACACGCTTTATTCCTGCATTCTCGGACTGGTTAATAACTCGATCGCTGAAATGAATACGTATATGCCGGTGTCAGGAGGCTTTATCCGTCTTGCTGGCTACTGGGTGGACGACGCTCTTGGATTCCTCGCCGGTTGgaatttcttcttctatgAAGCTTTCCTGATTCCATTTGAGATCACGGCACTCAGTATGGTAATGTCCTTCTGGAATGAAACCGTCACGGAGCCTGGCCCTACGGCAGGCATCTGTGCCGCGGTTATTGTTTGCTATGC GACACTCAACATCCTCGCGGTCAAATTCTACGGAGAGGCGGAATTCTGGCTATCCGGAGGCAAGCTCATTCTGATTTTTATCCTCTTCGCCTTTACCTTTGTGACAATGGTCGGCGGTAACCCCCAGCACGACGCCTATGGCTTTCGCTACTGGAATCACCCTGGTCCATTCGCTGAGTTTCATACCACGGGCGACCTGGGTCGTTTTGAAGGGTTTCTTGCCGCTCTCTGGAGCGCCAGCTTTTGTGTCGTGGGTCCTGAGTACATCTCTATGGTGTCCGCCGAGGCTCAGCGCCCGAGCATTTACATCAAGTCGGCCTTTAAGACGGTTTATTATCGATTCTGTATCTTCTTTGTTGTCGGTTCTCTCGCTGTCGGGATTGTGGTCGCCTACAACGACCCGGCCCTCGTCAATATCTACTTTGGCGACGGGGACAGCAGCACCGCAGCAGCTTCGCCGTACGTGATTGCCATGGAAAACCTCGGCGTCAGTGTGCTTCCGCATATTGTTAACGCCTTGATCTTCACCTCTATCTTTTCCGCCGGCAATACATACACCTATTGCGCAACGCGATCCCTCTACAGTTTGGCTGTGGAGGGCCGCGCCCCTCGTATCCTACGCTACTGCAACAAATCTGGTGTGCCGGTTTATTGCTTCTGTGTCGTGATgctcttccccttcctctccttcctccaggTCGGCAGTGGTTCCGCGCAGGCCATTACCTGGTTCGTCAACCTTGTCACCGGCGGTGGCTTGATCAATTACTTCATTATGTCCGTCACCTTCATCAACTACTATTGGGCCTGCAAGGCCCAAGGCGTTGACCGCAAGAAGATGCCATACTATGGCTGGTTCCAGCCGTATGGCGCCTACCTCGCCGTAACCGTTCACACCCTGGTGATCATTTTCTACGGATATAGCTCCTTCACCCCCTGGAGCGtgtccaacttcttctccaactacACCATGCAGTTGGTAGCGCCCTGCCTGTTTATCTTCTGGAAGGTGGTCAAGAGGACTCGCTACGTCCGACCCCACGAGGTAGACCTCGTCTGGGAGCGACCTGGCATTGACGCCTATGAGAATAGCATAACTACCCCCCCAGTGGGTTTCTGGACCGAGATGATCGGCTTAGTCGGTATCGGACGGAAAAAGAACAGCCAAGACCCCGAGCGCGACAATTAA
- a CDS encoding putative MFS monocarboxylate transporter: MSDTTARSEKSVDAKPPQPQEPPSRPAGGPSPPPNGGTMAWLNVLGSFMLYFNTWGILNTFGAYQTYYESGALFTASSSNISWVGSIAAFMLLFVGLFVGPIYDRGFLRTLLIVGGFMVVFGHMMLSLCKTFWQVLLAQGFVVGIGTGCLFVPCVAIIPQYFSTKMGMAMGIAASGSALGGVIYPVVLYRLINEIGFPWAVRVIGFIAFGTLLIPLSVMKLRVKPPKVRAMLDPTAFTDAGYMAFILTSLVAYMGLFVILFYLSYYSAAERITDQSLAFYLVTIFNAASVFGRTIPNKMADKLGPFNLLVPASLLSGMLMLVMMAVHSKGAIIAMALLSGFMSGALIGLPPMCLAMLTKDKSRLGTRVGMGYAIIALGVLISGPSSGAILRTGGDSLNWHSLWTFGGVPTCAAGLLYAVIRVAKYGPKLAIKA, translated from the coding sequence ATGAGCGATACGACTGCGCGGAGTGAGAAGAGCGTGGATGCGAAACCTCCACAGCCCCAAGAACCTCCATCCAGACCGGCCGGTGGACCATCTCCCCCGCCTAATGGAGGCACCATGGCATGGCTGAATGTCCTGGGCAGCTTCATGCTCTACTTCAACACCTGGGGTATCCTCAACACCTTTGGTGCCTACCAGACCTACTATGAGTCTGGGGCGCTCTTCACTGCGAGTTCTTCCAATATTTCTTGGGTCGGTTCGATCGCAGCTTTTATGTTGCTCTTTGTAGGGCTCTTTGTCGGCCCGATCTACGACCGTGGCTTTCTCCGTACTCTCCTTATCGTCGGTGGTTTCATGGTCGTCTTCGGGCATATGATGCTCAGTCTCTGCAAGACCTTCTGGCAAGTTCTGCTTGCCCAAGGCTTCGTGGTCGGTATCGGCACCGGCTGTCTCTTTGTACCTTGTGTCGCTATCATTCCTCAGTACTTCAGCACCAAAATGGGCATGGCCATGGGTATCGCTGCTTCAGGCTCCGCCTTGGGAGGGGTCATTTACCCCGTTGTGTTGTATCGACTGATCAACGAGATCGGCTTTCCTTGGGCTGTGCGCGTCATTGGATTCATCGCGTTTGGAACTCTGCTGATTCCCTTATCTGTGATGAAGCTCCGTGTCAAGCCGCCCAAGGTTCGCGCTATGTTGGACCCGACCGCATTCACTGACGCCGGCTACATGGCATTTATCCTCACCTCTCTCGTCGCCTACATGGGTTTGTTCGTCATATTGTTCTACCTGTCCTACTACTCCGCTGCGGAGCGCATCACCGACCAATCTCTCGCCTTCTACCTGGTCACTATCTTCAACGCTGCATCTGTGTTTGGCCGAACCATCCCCAACAAGATGGCCGACAAGCTGGGTCCCTTCAACCTTCTCGTACCGGCCTCCTTGCTCTCGGGTATGCTGATGCTCGTCATGATGGCTGTGCATTCCAAAGGCGCGATTATCGCCATGGCGCTGCTCTCCGGCTTCATGAGTGGTGCTCTGATCGGCTTGCCACCCATGTGTCTCGCCATGCTCACCAAGGATAAGTCGAGACTGGGAACCCGGGTTGGTATGGGCTATGCCATTATTGCTCTGGGTGTGCTCATCAGCGGCCCTAGTAGTGGCGCTATTTTGCGGACCGGTGGTGATTCCCTTAATTGGCACAGCTTGTGGACGTTTGGTGGTGTACCGACTTGTGCTGCTGGTCTATTGTACGCTGTGATTCGTGTGGCCAAGTATGGCCCTAAGCTTGCGATAAAGGCATAA
- a CDS encoding 2OG-Fe(II) oxygenase family oxidoreductase has protein sequence MGSNSAVLPTTIPTVDISPFLDENASPEAKEQVVDAMRDACTTFGFFYLVGHGIPEEDRQAVLNCAKRYFYLPKEDKMETWIGKAMGRSFRGYEPPALQVHQEGLLPDTKEGFIIGRETHADAPEAGTFHTGPNQWPKALADEDFRIPVMKYHAKMLEMVKVILKVLARGLPEHWGCSPNVFDELTINPSAPLRLLHYAPQPVKHDNQFGVGDHTDFGNVSVLLQEEDTEGLEVFYPPTETWVPVPVKEHSYVIKMGDMMQKWTAGYYRSARHRVVNHNVRPRYSAPFFLNGNLDLKCRALDGSGVETVIGEHIRQRLMETIGGEAGRKLGL, from the exons ATGGGCAGCAACAGTGCAGTATTACCCACTACAATCCCGACAGTGGACATCAGTCCATTCCTCGACGAGAATGCCTCCCCAGAAGCCAAGGAGCAAGTCGTCGACGCTATGCGTGATGCATGCACCACCTTTGGTTTCTTCTACCTCGTCGGGCACGGAATCCCCGAAGAAGACCGCCAGGCAGTCCTGAACTGTGCTAAACGATACTTCTATCTACCAAAGGAAGACAAGATGGAGACGTGGATCGGAAAGGCCATGGGTCGCTCGTTCCGTGGCTACGAGCCACCCGCGCTGCAGGTGCACCAAGAGGGCCTCTTACCGGATACAAAGGAG GGCTTCATTATCGGCCGAGAGACACATGCAGACGCCCCAGAAGCTGGTACATTTCACACGGGTCCTAATCAATGGCCTAAGGCACTCGCGGACGAAGACTTCCGCATCCCTGTTATGAAATATCACGCTAAGATGCTTGAAATGGTTAAGGTGATTCTGAAGGTTCTTGCCCGTGGGCTTCCAGAGCATTGGGGATGTTCGCCTAATGTCTTTGACGAATTGACTATCAATCCTTCCGCTCCTTTGCGTCTTCTTCATTACGCGCCCCAGCCGGTGAAGCATGATAACCAATTTGGTG TGGGCGATCATACCGACTTCGGGAATGTCTCTGTCCTCCTCCAGGAGGAAGACACGGAGGGACTGGAAGTCTTTTATCCACCAACGGAAACCTGggttcctgttcctgtcaAGGAACATTCCTACGTGATTAAAATGGGCGATATGATGCAGAAATGGACAGCCGGATACTACCGGAGCGCGCGTCACCGCGTTGTCAATCACAACGTCAGGCCAAGGTACAGTGCACCGTTCTTTCTGAATGGGAATCTCGACCTGAAGTGCCGGGCTTTGGATGGTTCGGGGGTTGAGACGGTCATTGGTGAGCATATTCGGCAACGGCTGATGGAGACTATTGGGGGTGAGGCTGGTAGGAAGTTGGGTCTTTGA